The proteins below are encoded in one region of Bacillus alveayuensis:
- a CDS encoding nicotinamide-nucleotide amidase (product_source=KO:K03742; cath_funfam=3.40.980.10,3.90.950.20; cog=COG1058,COG1546; ko=KO:K03742; pfam=PF00994,PF02464; smart=SM00852; superfamily=142433,53218; tigrfam=TIGR00200): MKANAEIIAVGSELLLGQIANTNAQFLSKQLAELGVNVYYHTVVGDNTTRLQKTIEIARSRSDLIIFTGGLGPTKDDVTKETIAHMFNRTLSLHQQSMKQIEDYFQKTKRKMSENNRKQAFVISDSYVLPNDHGMAPGMAFQHEGKIWMLLPGPPKEMKPMFLNYGIPYLKDQLGANDTITSRVLRFFGIGESQLETEIEDLIDKQSNPTIAPLAKDGEVTLRITAKHHDQKQAEQLLDQMEDYILARVGQYFYGYDETSLPEQILRRLQAIQFTIASAESLTGGLFLQLLTNISGASQVVKGGVVSYTNEVKQQMLHVKKETLQKYGAVSRQCAKEMAENVRTLIGSDIGISFTGVAGPEPLENQSVGTVFVGIATKEKTNVYELHLAGSRDSIRKRTVNYGCYHLMKMLDC; this comes from the coding sequence ATGAAGGCGAATGCGGAAATTATTGCTGTAGGATCTGAATTATTACTCGGTCAAATTGCGAATACAAATGCGCAATTTTTATCAAAGCAATTAGCAGAATTAGGAGTGAATGTTTATTATCATACGGTTGTTGGCGATAATACGACAAGACTACAAAAGACCATTGAAATAGCTAGGAGCCGATCGGATCTCATCATCTTTACTGGAGGTCTTGGTCCTACGAAAGATGATGTAACGAAGGAAACGATCGCTCATATGTTCAATCGAACACTTTCGCTTCATCAGCAATCGATGAAACAAATTGAAGATTATTTTCAAAAAACGAAGCGAAAGATGTCTGAAAATAACCGCAAACAAGCATTCGTCATTTCCGATTCCTATGTTTTGCCTAATGATCATGGTATGGCTCCTGGTATGGCGTTTCAACATGAAGGGAAAATATGGATGCTTCTACCAGGACCACCGAAAGAAATGAAACCGATGTTTTTAAATTATGGAATTCCTTATTTAAAAGATCAGCTCGGTGCGAACGATACGATTACTTCTCGTGTATTAAGGTTTTTCGGAATTGGCGAATCACAATTAGAAACAGAAATTGAAGATTTAATTGATAAACAATCCAATCCTACCATTGCCCCATTAGCCAAAGACGGTGAAGTGACCTTGCGGATTACAGCGAAACATCATGATCAGAAACAGGCTGAACAATTGCTGGATCAGATGGAAGATTATATTTTAGCAAGGGTAGGTCAATATTTTTATGGTTATGATGAAACGTCCTTGCCAGAACAAATATTGAGACGGCTTCAAGCAATTCAATTTACGATTGCTAGTGCCGAAAGCTTAACAGGGGGGCTGTTTTTGCAACTGCTTACGAATATTTCAGGCGCCTCTCAAGTAGTTAAAGGAGGAGTTGTAAGTTATACAAATGAAGTGAAACAACAAATGCTCCATGTGAAAAAGGAGACACTTCAAAAATATGGAGCAGTAAGCAGACAATGCGCCAAAGAAATGGCTGAAAACGTTCGCACATTAATCGGAAGTGATATTGGGATTAGCTTTACAGGGGTTGCTGGACCAGAGCCGCTTGAAAATCAATCTGTCGGTACGGTTTTTGTTGGAATTGCGACAAAAGAAAAAACAAATGTGTACGAGCTACATCTTGCTGGATCACGCGACAGTATTCGAAAGCGAACGGTAAATTATGGGTGCTATCATTTAATGAAAATGCTTGATTGCTAG
- a CDS encoding recombination protein RecA (product_source=KO:K03553; cath_funfam=3.40.50.300; cog=COG0468; ko=KO:K03553; pfam=PF00154; smart=SM00382; superfamily=52540,54752; tigrfam=TIGR02012): MSDRQAALEMALKQIEKQFGKGSIMKLGEQAERKISTVPSGSLALDAALGVGGYPRGRIIEIYGPESSGKTTVALHAIAEVQAQGGQAAFIDAEHALDPVYAQKLGVNIDELLLSQPDTGEQALEIAEALVRSGAVDIIVIDSVAALVPKAEIEGEMGDSHVGLQARLMSQALRKLSGAINKSKTIAIFINQIREKVGVMFGNPETTPGGRALKFYSSVRLEVRRAEQLKQGNDMVGNKTKIKVVKNKVAPPFRTAEVDIMYGEGISKEGEIIDLGSELDIVQKSGSWYSYKDERLGQGRENAKQFLRENPDIAAEIQQEIRKAYGLSTNEHMDNGQEEFLLDDE, from the coding sequence GTGAGTGATCGTCAAGCAGCGCTGGAAATGGCGCTAAAACAAATTGAAAAACAATTTGGTAAAGGATCGATTATGAAGCTTGGCGAACAGGCTGAACGAAAAATTTCAACTGTTCCGAGCGGTTCATTAGCATTAGATGCCGCACTCGGTGTCGGTGGCTATCCGAGAGGGCGGATTATTGAAATATATGGTCCAGAAAGTTCTGGTAAAACAACCGTTGCGCTACATGCCATTGCAGAGGTGCAAGCACAAGGAGGACAGGCTGCCTTTATTGATGCGGAGCATGCCTTAGATCCAGTTTATGCGCAAAAATTAGGTGTTAATATTGATGAGCTATTGCTTTCACAGCCTGACACAGGTGAGCAAGCGTTAGAGATCGCCGAAGCTCTTGTCCGAAGCGGTGCAGTAGATATTATTGTCATCGATTCTGTAGCAGCTTTAGTTCCGAAAGCAGAAATTGAGGGTGAAATGGGAGATTCACATGTTGGTTTGCAGGCACGTTTAATGTCTCAAGCATTACGCAAGCTATCTGGTGCGATTAATAAATCGAAAACGATTGCGATATTTATTAACCAAATACGCGAAAAAGTTGGCGTCATGTTTGGAAACCCAGAAACAACTCCTGGTGGACGCGCCCTTAAATTTTATTCTTCCGTTCGATTAGAAGTACGCCGCGCCGAGCAGCTAAAACAAGGAAACGACATGGTTGGGAACAAAACGAAAATAAAAGTTGTAAAAAACAAAGTGGCTCCTCCATTTAGAACAGCTGAAGTAGACATTATGTATGGAGAAGGGATTTCAAAAGAGGGAGAAATCATCGATCTCGGTTCTGAGCTAGATATTGTTCAAAAAAGCGGCTCCTGGTATTCTTATAAAGATGAGCGTTTAGGACAAGGACGCGAAAATGCGAAGCAATTCTTACGTGAAAATCCAGATATTGCAGCGGAAATTCAGCAAGAAATCCGAAAAGCTTATGGCCTTTCGACAAATGAACATATGGACAACGGACAGGAAGAATTTTTGTTAGATGATGAATAA